The proteins below are encoded in one region of Mus caroli chromosome 10, CAROLI_EIJ_v1.1, whole genome shotgun sequence:
- the LOC110303992 gene encoding olfactory receptor 9K2-like — MGDKERDNHSEVTDFIHHSEVTDDFILVGIRVRPELHSVLFLLFLIIYGMVLLGNLSMIGIIVTDPRLNTPMYFFLGNLSVIDLSYSTVIVPKAMVNILSQKKTISFVGCVAQLFLYALFMVTEAFILAAMAYDRFIAICNPLLYSVRMSRSVCVQLVAGSYLCGWISSILQISVTFSMSFCASRVIDHFYCDSNPIEKISCSNTFINKMVSLSLAVLIILPTIIVIVVSYMYIVSTVLKIHSREGRKKAFSTCSSHLGVVSLLYGTVSFVYLTPPNNPELRKIASVCYILFTPMLNPLIYSLRNKDVKDAMKKVLCKKKVLL; from the coding sequence ATGGGTGACAAGGAGAGAGACAACCACTCAGAAGTGACTGACTTCATTCACCACTCAGAAGTGACTGACGACTTCATTCTTGTAGGCATCAGAGTCCGTCCAGAGCTCCACAGtgtcctttttcttctatttcttattatttatggGATGGTTCTTCTGGGAAACCTTAGCATGATTGGCATCATAGTGACTGATCCCAGGCTGAACACACCAATGTATTTCTTCCTAGGCAACCTCTCCGTGATTGACCTCTCCTACTCCACGGTTATTGTACCTAAAGCCATGGTAAACATCTTATCTCAGAAAAAGACCATATCCTTTGTGGGTTGTGTGGCTCAACTTTTCCTTTATGCACTTTTCATGGTAACAGAAGCCTTTATACTAGcagccatggcctatgaccgcttcATTGCCATCTGCAATCCTCTCCTTTACAGTGTTCGAATGTCAAGGAGTGTCTGTGTCCAGTTGGTGGCTGGTTCCTATCTCTGCGGCTGGATCAGTTCCATCCTCCAAATCAGTGTAACATTCTCCATGTCTTTTTGTGCCTCTAGGGTCATTGATCACTTCTACTGTGATTCTAATCCAATCGAAAAGATCTCCTGTTCTAATACTTTTATCAATAAGATGGTGTCACTTAGTCTGGCTGTGCTCATTATTTTGCCAACAATAATAGTTATTGTAGTATCTTACATGTATATTGTATCCACAGTTTTAAAGATACATTCCCgtgaagggagaaaaaaagccTTTTCTACCTGCAGCTCCCACCTGGGGGTTGTAAGTTTGCTTTATGGGACTGTTTCCTTTGTGTATCTCACACCTCCAAATAATCCTGAACTTCGTAAAATTGCTTCAGTATGTTATATTTTGTTCACACCTATGTTGAATCCCCTAATCTACTCTTTACGAAATAAGGATGTAAAAGATGCCATGAAAAAAGTCTTGTGCAAGAAAAAGGTTTTACTCTAA